Proteins from a genomic interval of Acetobacterium woodii DSM 1030:
- a CDS encoding cupin domain-containing protein yields MLDNAEAGKTSKYVVQELQDPNMGSKEFQEMYKRFSNRILWMDSNVVEGAFQMNTAWYFAVPDNDPVFEEHSHNSDEIIGFYSGDPNHPYDLGGELEVAIDGEWRKITKSTMLFIPAGTKHMPLRILKVDRPIFHFSVVTEPQYDGTSYR; encoded by the coding sequence ATGTTAGACAATGCAGAAGCTGGTAAAACAAGTAAATATGTGGTTCAGGAATTACAGGACCCTAATATGGGTTCCAAGGAATTCCAGGAAATGTACAAACGTTTTTCTAACCGGATTTTATGGATGGACAGTAATGTCGTGGAAGGTGCTTTTCAGATGAATACCGCCTGGTATTTTGCGGTTCCCGATAATGATCCGGTTTTTGAAGAACACAGTCATAACTCGGATGAAATCATCGGATTTTATAGCGGTGATCCAAATCATCCCTATGATTTAGGCGGCGAGCTGGAAGTAGCCATTGATGGCGAGTGGCGCAAGATCACCAAATCAACGATGCTCTTTATTCCGGCTGGCACCAAACACATGCCGCTGCGGATTTTAAAGGTAGACCGGCCGATATTTCATTTTTCAGTTGTCACAGAACCACAGTATGATGGCACTTCATATCGTTAA
- a CDS encoding methyl-accepting chemotaxis protein gives MNWFNNMKIKTKLLAGFILVTAVVAIVGYLGITNIKELNDSSTKLYENVTLPTSDIGNMGIAFGKISIYLRDMIIANDPESIQANADKIDTYREEISNTSKVFEQHILDDEMSQLYQNFLNSHQSYDKELVSVMALAKQNRDVEALALIADTGSAGIASQAEQDALEKILNMTIEDGQEVSTANTIQTNNVVTTMTIIMGIGVLFALALGFFLSIVISRLLKKAEYMIKEIRRGHLGERLNMNSRDEIGQMAMAMDSLADDLQHVVIATMNQISEGDVSAQIEVTDDQDEISPALKKTIETIRGLITESTMLSQAAVEGRLDTRGNADAFQGGFKEIVNGVNHMLDSLVGYIDVMPNPVFITSTDYSMLYLNNSGAEMIGLSKSEALGQPCYKHFKTADCNTENCACAKAMRTNETVTRETDAHPNGLDRDISYTGMPIIDYSGQIIGAIEFITDLTAITQEKRRMIKIADYQQNETQKLVTGLTKLSNGNTDVYIELDDCDEDTKSTHETFQIISDSVNKCVESITALVEDTGMLAQAGIDGKLDTRADTSKHQGDFARIVDGVNATLDAVVAPIQEASTTLKELAQGNLNTGMIGNYQGDYTLIKDDMNQTIDFLKRYVNEITYTLEEIGQGNLNQHITDDYLGDFQAIKTALNDITTNISATMSDINIAAGQVEIGSHQISDGGQALSQGTTEQASAIQELTASIEEIAGETNKNAVNANQANELAMRVRTNAELGNAQMNKMVTAMMNINESSKSISKIIKVIDDIAFQTNILALNAAVEAARAGQHGKGFAVVAEEVRTLAARSAEAAKETTGLIEGSIEKVDTGTKIADDTEASLKEILHEIEQVTDLVGSIARASNDQASEITQITKGIEQVSQVVQTNSATAEESAAASEELSGQAEMLKQMVDAFKIKDLKTQQSTPQAAISTVKQSSKASLPEPIINLDDEVDKY, from the coding sequence GTGAATTGGTTTAATAACATGAAAATCAAAACAAAACTTTTAGCCGGTTTTATACTTGTGACAGCCGTTGTTGCAATTGTTGGGTATCTGGGGATCACCAACATTAAAGAGTTAAATGATTCCAGCACGAAACTATACGAAAATGTGACGTTACCGACCTCAGATATCGGAAATATGGGTATCGCTTTTGGGAAGATCAGTATTTACCTCCGGGATATGATTATTGCTAATGATCCTGAAAGTATTCAGGCTAACGCCGATAAAATTGATACCTATCGTGAAGAAATATCAAACACATCGAAGGTCTTTGAACAGCATATTCTTGATGATGAAATGTCGCAACTCTATCAGAATTTTCTCAATTCTCATCAATCATATGACAAAGAGTTAGTCTCAGTGATGGCCTTGGCAAAACAGAATCGGGACGTCGAGGCGCTAGCCCTTATCGCGGATACCGGGTCCGCTGGAATCGCTTCACAAGCGGAACAAGATGCCCTCGAAAAAATTCTCAACATGACAATTGAAGATGGACAAGAAGTGTCGACGGCCAATACGATCCAGACAAATAATGTTGTGACAACGATGACGATCATTATGGGGATCGGCGTTCTTTTTGCGCTGGCTCTCGGTTTTTTCCTCAGTATCGTCATCAGCAGACTACTAAAAAAAGCGGAATATATGATCAAAGAAATCCGTCGGGGACATTTAGGCGAGCGCCTAAATATGAATAGCCGGGATGAAATCGGCCAAATGGCCATGGCTATGGACAGTTTAGCCGATGATCTGCAGCATGTGGTAATCGCTACGATGAACCAGATCTCAGAAGGCGATGTCTCGGCCCAAATTGAAGTCACGGATGACCAGGACGAAATTTCACCGGCGCTGAAAAAGACCATCGAAACCATTCGCGGCCTGATTACTGAATCAACCATGTTGTCTCAGGCTGCGGTGGAAGGTCGATTAGACACCAGAGGCAATGCCGACGCTTTTCAGGGTGGTTTTAAAGAAATTGTTAATGGTGTGAATCATATGTTAGATTCTTTAGTTGGTTATATTGATGTCATGCCTAATCCTGTTTTTATTACGAGTACCGACTATTCCATGCTCTATTTAAATAATTCAGGAGCTGAGATGATCGGGCTTTCTAAAAGCGAAGCGCTGGGGCAACCTTGCTACAAACATTTTAAGACTGCTGATTGCAATACTGAAAACTGTGCCTGCGCCAAAGCAATGCGTACAAATGAAACAGTGACCAGAGAAACGGACGCTCATCCAAATGGTTTAGATCGGGATATTTCATATACCGGAATGCCCATTATTGATTATTCGGGTCAAATCATTGGCGCCATAGAATTTATTACCGATCTTACTGCCATTACCCAAGAAAAACGAAGAATGATAAAGATTGCTGACTATCAACAAAATGAAACTCAAAAACTGGTGACCGGGCTTACTAAATTGTCTAACGGGAATACCGATGTTTACATCGAGCTTGACGATTGTGATGAAGATACCAAATCAACACATGAAACGTTCCAGATTATCAGCGATTCAGTGAACAAATGTGTTGAATCGATTACTGCTTTGGTTGAAGATACCGGAATGCTGGCTCAGGCGGGGATTGATGGAAAACTGGATACCCGGGCTGATACCAGCAAACACCAGGGTGATTTTGCAAGAATAGTTGATGGCGTTAATGCCACTCTGGATGCCGTCGTCGCGCCGATTCAGGAAGCCTCAACGACATTGAAAGAACTGGCTCAAGGAAACCTGAACACCGGCATGATCGGGAATTATCAGGGCGATTATACCCTGATCAAAGACGATATGAACCAAACCATTGATTTTCTCAAACGTTATGTCAATGAAATCACCTACACCCTCGAAGAAATCGGTCAGGGAAACCTCAATCAGCACATCACCGACGACTATCTGGGTGACTTCCAGGCCATCAAAACAGCCCTGAACGATATCACCACGAACATCAGTGCCACGATGTCAGATATTAATATTGCCGCCGGGCAGGTGGAAATCGGTTCCCATCAAATTTCTGATGGCGGACAGGCGTTGTCTCAAGGTACCACTGAACAAGCCAGTGCCATTCAGGAGTTAACCGCCTCAATTGAAGAAATTGCTGGTGAAACCAATAAAAATGCTGTCAATGCCAACCAAGCCAACGAACTGGCGATGCGGGTCAGAACCAATGCTGAATTGGGGAATGCGCAAATGAACAAAATGGTCACTGCCATGATGAACATTAATGAGTCCTCAAAAAGCATTTCCAAGATCATTAAAGTTATTGACGACATCGCTTTCCAGACCAATATTCTGGCACTTAACGCCGCAGTTGAAGCGGCCCGGGCCGGCCAGCATGGCAAAGGTTTTGCCGTGGTTGCCGAAGAAGTTAGAACCCTTGCCGCTCGCAGTGCCGAAGCCGCGAAGGAAACAACTGGTCTGATTGAAGGTTCCATTGAAAAGGTGGATACCGGTACTAAAATCGCTGATGACACCGAAGCAAGCTTGAAAGAAATCTTGCATGAAATAGAGCAAGTTACCGATCTGGTGGGAAGTATTGCCCGAGCCTCCAACGACCAGGCCTCGGAAATCACCCAGATCACCAAGGGGATCGAGCAGGTATCGCAGGTGGTTCAAACTAACTCCGCCACGGCTGAAGAAAGTGCTGCCGCCAGCGAAGAGCTGTCGGGACAAGCAGAAATGCTCAAACAAATGGTTGATGCCTTTAAGATTAAAGACCTTAAAACACAACAAAGCACCCCTCAAGCAGCGATTTCCACTGTCAAACAATCCAGTAAAGCTTCACTACCTGAACCAATTATCAATTTAGATGATGAAGTGGATAAATACTAA
- a CDS encoding metal-dependent hydrolase family protein, whose translation MTISIISVGNFWDGLTDTPVGPREILIQDGVIQEIGNTIQAPVGTERINLSDKLVLPGLIDSHVHITSRLELISDFWSCSSVTKAFFGADALKIHLMNGFTTVRDCGDMDVTGYTIQDVKHAVDSGLIEGARLITSGHMISPHGGHMDLAALLAPSYSITQNCLADGADEIRRTVREEIKWKADWIKFAASGGFASPSDDPGYVAYTQEEMNALVETAAQQHRSVAVHAMGDEAVKMAVTAGVRSIEHGSMAAAETINLIEEKGVYVIPTQYAVIREARFSEDDQYWATSGATPYARIKVRKYKDKLLETAANFAKSQVKLVFGTDLGLHDYNVTGAKEFGEMVINGITPVRALKAATSVAAEMLKRDDLGVLAPGKTADIIAVSGNPFEDITVMEQVDFVMKAGKIYKML comes from the coding sequence ATGACTATTTCAATTATTTCGGTAGGTAATTTTTGGGACGGGCTGACAGATACGCCCGTTGGTCCACGAGAAATTCTGATTCAAGACGGCGTGATTCAGGAAATCGGCAACACTATTCAAGCCCCTGTGGGAACCGAGCGGATCAATCTGTCAGACAAGCTGGTGCTGCCTGGACTGATTGACAGCCATGTTCATATCACCTCACGGTTAGAATTAATCAGTGATTTTTGGAGTTGTTCTTCAGTAACAAAAGCTTTTTTTGGTGCCGATGCCCTGAAAATCCACCTGATGAACGGTTTTACCACCGTGCGGGATTGCGGCGATATGGATGTGACCGGCTACACCATTCAGGATGTAAAACATGCGGTTGATTCCGGCTTAATTGAAGGCGCCCGACTCATTACCTCGGGTCACATGATTTCACCCCACGGCGGACATATGGATCTGGCTGCCTTGCTTGCACCGTCCTACAGTATTACCCAGAATTGCTTAGCTGACGGAGCTGACGAGATCCGTCGCACAGTCAGAGAAGAAATTAAATGGAAAGCCGACTGGATTAAATTTGCTGCCTCTGGTGGTTTTGCGAGTCCGTCAGATGATCCGGGTTATGTGGCTTACACTCAGGAAGAAATGAATGCCTTAGTGGAAACTGCTGCTCAACAACACCGCTCGGTAGCGGTCCACGCTATGGGTGACGAAGCTGTAAAAATGGCGGTAACGGCCGGGGTAAGATCGATTGAGCATGGCAGCATGGCAGCTGCGGAAACCATCAACCTGATCGAGGAAAAAGGCGTTTATGTAATCCCGACGCAGTATGCCGTAATCCGCGAAGCACGGTTTTCGGAAGATGATCAATACTGGGCTACCTCCGGTGCAACCCCTTATGCTAGAATAAAAGTACGTAAATACAAGGATAAACTCCTCGAAACCGCCGCCAACTTTGCTAAAAGTCAAGTCAAATTGGTGTTTGGAACCGATCTGGGACTCCACGACTACAACGTCACAGGAGCCAAGGAATTCGGCGAAATGGTGATTAATGGTATTACCCCAGTGCGAGCCCTGAAAGCGGCCACCAGTGTTGCCGCTGAAATGTTAAAGCGAGACGATTTAGGCGTGCTTGCCCCTGGCAAAACAGCCGATATTATTGCTGTTTCCGGAAATCCTTTTGAAGATATCACTGTAATGGAGCAGGTTGATTTTGTAATGAAGGCGGGGAAGATTTACAAAATGCTATAA
- a CDS encoding GGDEF domain-containing protein: MNQFLQLEGKPKDDFYQAKYDYYKYFNLGIMFASSLMFFILFITDWQLYEQGAWRSLLLRSLIVIPLAVVFIAYRKTNNYKIMSTISLVMVHAMIWGNILVVSYMSNLTYLNEGFLIMSFILLLVSFSAPPFYAMVAQLGLIGDILLANHLYHFSNLDIMLAINIQVIILLCIVDLIVTRFYYDHYVTQKKLNFALFHDPLTQVFNRQQLHKIMGEGHDLSCLSDHIAILIMDVDLFKQVNDNYGHDEGDRILMFVADCIRNCLRGPDLVIRWGGEEFVVLLFDCPQEQASQVAERIRRSVERSVNGVCRITISVGVAIYPGGDCFAAIKKADQALYVAKHSGRNKVVRYEDLSQEELKEAIKGQTDA; this comes from the coding sequence ATGAACCAATTTTTGCAACTGGAGGGAAAACCAAAGGACGATTTCTATCAAGCCAAATACGATTATTACAAATATTTTAATCTGGGAATTATGTTTGCTTCATCCCTGATGTTTTTTATTTTGTTTATCACCGACTGGCAGCTTTACGAACAGGGGGCCTGGCGATCCTTACTCTTAAGAAGTCTGATTGTCATTCCGCTGGCGGTGGTATTTATTGCCTATCGCAAAACAAACAATTATAAAATCATGTCCACCATTTCGCTGGTTATGGTGCATGCCATGATTTGGGGAAATATTTTGGTGGTCTCCTACATGTCAAATCTAACCTATCTAAATGAAGGTTTCCTGATCATGAGTTTTATCCTGCTTCTGGTTTCTTTTAGTGCCCCGCCTTTTTATGCTATGGTTGCTCAACTCGGTTTAATTGGGGATATTTTACTGGCTAACCATCTCTACCATTTTAGCAATTTAGATATCATGTTAGCAATCAATATTCAGGTAATCATACTCTTGTGTATCGTGGATTTAATCGTCACCCGGTTTTATTATGATCATTACGTAACGCAAAAAAAATTAAACTTCGCCCTCTTTCACGACCCTTTAACCCAGGTTTTCAACCGCCAGCAATTACATAAAATTATGGGTGAGGGGCATGATTTATCCTGTCTGAGCGATCATATCGCCATTTTGATTATGGATGTCGATCTGTTTAAGCAGGTCAATGACAATTATGGTCACGATGAAGGCGACCGCATTCTGATGTTTGTTGCAGATTGTATCAGAAACTGCCTGCGCGGACCGGATCTGGTGATCCGCTGGGGTGGGGAAGAGTTCGTTGTCCTGCTTTTTGACTGCCCCCAAGAGCAGGCCAGCCAAGTCGCCGAACGGATTAGACGTTCGGTGGAAAGATCCGTTAATGGCGTCTGCCGAATCACTATTTCCGTGGGGGTTGCCATCTATCCCGGAGGCGACTGCTTCGCAGCCATTAAAAAAGCCGATCAGGCTTTATATGTGGCCAAACATAGCGGCCGCAATAAAGTTGTTCGTTATGAGGATCTCAGTCAGGAAGAGTTGAAGGAAGCCATCAAAGGACAAACCGATGCTTAA
- a CDS encoding Hsp20/alpha crystallin family protein, which translates to MFGLTPIKKNDVIRTGDVVDFYDMVDRFFNDRQFPFANFKNETFKVDVKENENEYLIDAEMAGYDKKDIHINYDDSNLLISVEKKEETEEKNEQYIHRERSFSSMRRAIYLPNVVESKIKASFENGILKVSAPKKAVEATKKDIAID; encoded by the coding sequence ATGTTTGGTTTAACTCCGATTAAGAAAAATGATGTAATACGGACTGGCGATGTTGTAGATTTCTATGATATGGTTGATCGCTTTTTTAATGATCGACAATTTCCATTTGCTAACTTTAAAAATGAGACTTTTAAAGTTGATGTAAAAGAAAATGAAAATGAATATCTAATTGATGCTGAAATGGCAGGTTATGACAAGAAAGATATCCACATTAACTATGACGACAGTAATCTTCTAATTTCAGTTGAAAAAAAAGAAGAGACTGAAGAAAAAAATGAACAGTATATTCATAGAGAACGATCTTTCAGTTCCATGCGACGGGCGATTTACCTTCCTAATGTCGTTGAAAGTAAAATAAAAGCTAGTTTTGAAAATGGTATTTTGAAAGTTTCGGCACCAAAAAAAGCAGTCGAAGCCACAAAAAAAGATATCGCAATTGATTAA